In Falco cherrug isolate bFalChe1 chromosome 5, bFalChe1.pri, whole genome shotgun sequence, one DNA window encodes the following:
- the TEF gene encoding thyrotroph embryonic factor isoform X1, which translates to MPGRAAHQEAAAAAAEPTAAGGSAGAAAQQEQRGLAGAFPLVLKKLMENPPREARLDKEKEKIKLEEDEAAAASTMAVSASLMPPIWDKTIPYDGESFHLEYMDLDEFLLENGIPSSPTHLDLNQNPLLPVAELEGKESASVSTGSPASSSSTAVYQQSEAASSTESPPQNERNTPSPIDPDCVEVEVNFNPDPADLVLSSVPGGELFNPRKHKFTEEDLKPQPMIKKAKKVFVPDEQKDEKYWTRRKKNNVAAKRSRDARRLKENQITIRAAFLEKENTALRTEVAELRKEVGRCKNIVSKYETRYGPLVVCGGDGGKYVINKLSHLTLCFV; encoded by the exons AtgcccggccgcgccgcgcaccaggaggcggcggcagcggcagcagaGCCCACTGCAGCCGGAGGCAGCGCGGGGGCCGCCGCGCAGCAGGAGCAGCGGGGCCTGGCGGGCGCCTTCCCGCTGGTGCTGAAGAAGCTGATGGAGAACCCGCCGCGGGAGGCTCGCCTAG ATAAAGAGAAGGAGAAGATAAAGCTTGAGGAAgatgaggcagcagctgccagcactaTGGCAGTTTCGGCTTCCCTTATGCCACCCATTTGGGACAAAACTATTCCTTACGATGGCGAGTCTTTCCACCTGGAGTACATGGATCTGGATGAGTTCCTGCTGGAGAATGGAATTCCTTCCAGCCCTACTCACCTGGATTTGAATCAGAATCCACTCTTGCCTGTGGCTGAGCTGGAAGGAAAGGAGTCTGCCAGTGTTTCCACTGGTTCTCCTGCATCATCCTCTTCCACTGCAGTTTACCAGCAATCTGAAGCAGCCTCCAGCACAG AGTCCCCACCACAAAATGAGAGAAATACTCCCAGCCCCATTGATCCTGACTGCGTAGAAGTTGAGGTGAATTTTAACCCTGACCCTGCTGATTTAGTGCTGTCCAGTGTGCCTGGTGGTGAGCTCTTCAATCCTCGCAAACACAAGTTTACTGAGGAGGACCTGAAACCACAACCAATGATTAAAAAAGCCAAGAAGGTCTTTGTCCCAGATGAGCAAAAG GATGAAAAATATTGGACAAGGCGAAAGAAGAACAATGTGGCAGCAAAGCGTTCTCGTGATGCTCGGCGGTTAAAGGAGAATCAGATCACAATTCGGGCAGCCTTTCTTGAGAAAGAGAACACAGCCCTGAGGACGGAGGTTGCAGAGCTGCGCAAGGAAGTGGGACGATGCAAGAACATTGTTTCTAAATACGAGACCAGATACGGACCCTT ggtGGTgtgtggtggtgatggtgggaAGTATGTTATAAATAAATTGTCACACTTAAcactttgctttgtttaa
- the TEF gene encoding thyrotroph embryonic factor isoform X2: MPGRAAHQEAAAAAAEPTAAGGSAGAAAQQEQRGLAGAFPLVLKKLMENPPREARLDKEKEKIKLEEDEAAAASTMAVSASLMPPIWDKTIPYDGESFHLEYMDLDEFLLENGIPSSPTHLDLNQNPLLPVAELEGKESASVSTGSPASSSSTAVYQQSEAASSTESPPQNERNTPSPIDPDCVEVEVNFNPDPADLVLSSVPGGELFNPRKHKFTEEDLKPQPMIKKAKKVFVPDEQKDEKYWTRRKKNNVAAKRSRDARRLKENQITIRAAFLEKENTALRTEVAELRKEVGRCKNIVSKYETRYGPFDLSDSE, translated from the exons AtgcccggccgcgccgcgcaccaggaggcggcggcagcggcagcagaGCCCACTGCAGCCGGAGGCAGCGCGGGGGCCGCCGCGCAGCAGGAGCAGCGGGGCCTGGCGGGCGCCTTCCCGCTGGTGCTGAAGAAGCTGATGGAGAACCCGCCGCGGGAGGCTCGCCTAG ATAAAGAGAAGGAGAAGATAAAGCTTGAGGAAgatgaggcagcagctgccagcactaTGGCAGTTTCGGCTTCCCTTATGCCACCCATTTGGGACAAAACTATTCCTTACGATGGCGAGTCTTTCCACCTGGAGTACATGGATCTGGATGAGTTCCTGCTGGAGAATGGAATTCCTTCCAGCCCTACTCACCTGGATTTGAATCAGAATCCACTCTTGCCTGTGGCTGAGCTGGAAGGAAAGGAGTCTGCCAGTGTTTCCACTGGTTCTCCTGCATCATCCTCTTCCACTGCAGTTTACCAGCAATCTGAAGCAGCCTCCAGCACAG AGTCCCCACCACAAAATGAGAGAAATACTCCCAGCCCCATTGATCCTGACTGCGTAGAAGTTGAGGTGAATTTTAACCCTGACCCTGCTGATTTAGTGCTGTCCAGTGTGCCTGGTGGTGAGCTCTTCAATCCTCGCAAACACAAGTTTACTGAGGAGGACCTGAAACCACAACCAATGATTAAAAAAGCCAAGAAGGTCTTTGTCCCAGATGAGCAAAAG GATGAAAAATATTGGACAAGGCGAAAGAAGAACAATGTGGCAGCAAAGCGTTCTCGTGATGCTCGGCGGTTAAAGGAGAATCAGATCACAATTCGGGCAGCCTTTCTTGAGAAAGAGAACACAGCCCTGAGGACGGAGGTTGCAGAGCTGCGCAAGGAAGTGGGACGATGCAAGAACATTGTTTCTAAATACGAGACCAGATACGGACCCTT TGACTTATCTGATTCCGAGTGA